The sequence TGGAAAAGTATTTCGTTTAAAAAACTATAAAGATAATATAGGAAATGGAGAATTCACTGAATATTATAGAAATGGTCAAATAAAAGTAAAAGGTAATTACAAAGGAGGCTTAAGAGAGGGCGAATTCAAATTTTATTCTGAAAGCAATAAATATCTTGGTTCAGTCTTTTATAAAAATAAAGAAATAATAAAAAATACTTTAAGTAAAGAAGATATGAAAGATTTAAGTGCAAGTTTTGAATTTGCAGATATGGCTTTATTTCTTAGAAGTACTACCCGTGATATTGTAGGGGCAACTACTGATGTATATCCTAGTGGAAAACCTAGGATTTATATGCCTTATAGTGTGAATGGTGAACTTCATGGAGACTATATAGAATTTTATGAAGATGGTAAAATTTCATATAAAATAACTTATGAAAACGGAATTAGACATGGTAAATCTATTAGCTATTTAGAAAATGGAAAAATCATAGGAGAAACAAATTATATAGATGGTAAAAAAGAAGGTAAAAGTTTCTAAACTTTTACAAAAAAGAAGTTTTATCAACGGAAAAGCTGAAGGAGAGTTTATTGAATACTATGAAAATGGTGTTATAAAAGAAAAAGCCTATTTTATAAATAACAAACTAGAAAAAGAGCATTTATTCTATGATAAAAATGGAAATCTTACTAAAACTGAAATTTATAAAAATGGTATAAAACAATAATTCTGGGAATAAGGAGTAATATATATGAAAAAAATTTTTATTATTTTATTTTTGATGTTATCAATTTTTACAATAATAAATGCTAATCCGTTTAAAACTGAAAAAGAATTAAATAACTTTTTTACTGAAATAGATAAGAAAATTAAAGAAGAATTGAAAAAAAATTATAGGGAAGAATATAGTAAAAGAAAAATATCTCCTAATAATGAATATTCATTTGAAATAGAAGATGATGGAACTAGTTTTTTTACAAGAAATATTGATATAAAACCCAAAACAGAAATTACTCAATATTTTAATAAAAAAGGGGAGTTATATATGATTTCTTCTCTTACTAGTGAAACTGATAAAGAGCTTTATGCTCTATATAGAAAGTATGATAAAAATGGAAATCTTTTTATTTATACCTATGCTATTGATGGAAAAAACACAGATAAAGGTTACTACAGTGATGGAAAATTAGCATATATTCTAGAATTAAAAATCTTAAAAGGACAAGCACCTATTCCAAATGGTAAATACATTGAATACTACAAAAACGGGCAAATAAAAGTACAAGGAAATCATAAAGAAGGTAAAAGAGATGGAGAGTTTAGAGCCTTTCTTAGAAATGGTAAAAGTGCAGGCTCCATTTTTTATAAAAATGGTAAAATTATAAAATCTACTTTAGTTAATAGTATGAAAGATAATGCTAGTTTTTCTATATTAACTGATATAAATTATAACTTAAATTCACATGAAATAATTACTGATGAATTTCCAAACAAACTTTTAAAACAATATTTTATTTTTAATAAAAATGGACTTCTTGATGGTGAAAGTAGGCAATATTATGAAGAAGGTGATATAAAATCAATATCTCCTTTCAAAAATAATGTTGCTGATGGTGTTTTTATTTCATATTATCAAAATGGGAATATTAAAGAAAAACATATCTATAAGAATGGGAACAAAGAAGGTGAGGGCATATTTTATTATGAAAATGGAAAACTTGAAGAAAAATACTTTATGAAAAATGGAAAGTTAGATGGAGAAGCAATAAATTATTTTGAAGATGGAAAAATAAGAAATAAATCTATTTTTAAAGATGGAGTTCTATTGGAAGAAGAAGTATATCAAGATAATGAGATTATAAAAAATACTTTTAAAAATGAAGAGATTGTTCAACAAGATATATATTCTAAAAATAAGGTATTAAAAGCTAAAAAATTCTTTTTAGAGAATGGAAAAATGAAAATAATATCTTACTATGAAAATGGGAATAAAGAAGAAGAGGTTTTTGTTATAAATGAACTTCTTGATGGAGAAGCTCTTGTATATTATCCTAGTGGTAAACTAAAAGAGAAAGATTTTTTTAAGAATGGAAAAAGAGAAGGAGAAGCTATAATTTATTATGAAAATGAAAATGTAAAACAAAAATCTCTTTTTAAAAATGATAAGAGAGAAGGAGATTTATTTATGTACTATCCTAGTGGTAAACTTTGTCAAACAGAAAAATTTATCAATGGGAAAGAAGATGGAGAGGTTATAGAATATTATGAAAGTGGTGTAATAAAAGAAAAAACTTACTTTATAAACGGAAAACAAGAAAAGGAACATTTTTTCTATGATGAAAAAGGAAATCTAATAGAAACTGATATCTATAAAAATGGTGTAAAACAATAATTTTAAGGAGACTGATTATGAGAAAAAATTTCTTTATTTTAATTTTTTTATTTTTTATATTTTCAATATTAAATGCAAATCCTTTAAAAAATGAAACTGAACTTCAAAAGTTTAGAAATAAAGTAGATAAAGTAATTAAAGAAGAATTAAAAAATGATTATAAAAAAGAATATTTAAAAAGAAAAGATAATTTAAAAAAAATTGAAAATAATGGAGAAATTGGTTTTGAAGATGAAGATTTTATATTTCAATTTGAAGATAATGCACTTACTCTTGCTTCAAAAAAATTAAAATCAATTCCTAATACAGCTATTACTCAAGAATTTGACAAAACTGGAAATTTTTTTCGTATCTTTTCTATTACTTCTATTGATGAAAACTTTCTTCTGTATAGATATTTTGATAAGAACTCTAACCTTGTTATAGATGTATATGGTACTAACGGGAAAGTTATACAAAAAGGCTATTATAATAATAAACAATTAGCATATATTATAGAAGGAAATATATTAAAAAATCTAGATAGTATTCCAAATGGGAAATATATAGAATACTATAAAAATGGGCAGATAAAAATACAAGGACATACTAAAGAAGGAAAAAGAGATGGAGAATTTAAAGCCTTTCTTAAAAATGGTAAAAGTGCTGGTTCTGTTATCTATAAAGATGGAAAAATTATAAAATCTACTTTGATTAATAGTATGAAAGATAATGCTAGTTTTCCTCTAATAGATAATATCAATTATGAATTAGATACTACTCATACTCTAGGAAAAGTAGAATTTGAAAATGGTCTTTTAAGAACATACTTTATTTTCAATAAAAATGGACTTCTTGATGGGAATAGTATAGAGTATTATGAAGAAGGAAATATTGAATCACTTGTTCCTTATAAAAATAATGTAGTTGAAGGTTTAGTTATTACATACTATGAAAATGGAAATATTAAAGAAGAAGTTAATTATAAAAATGATAAAATGAATGGTGAAGCCAAATCTTATGATGAAAATGGAAAGTTAAATGGAAGAACCATTTTTAAAGATGATATTAAACTTGAAGAAGATGTTCATAAAAAAAATGAAATATTGAAAAATACTTTTAAAAATGGAGAACTTGTGAAACAAGATATTTGCTCACCTAATGGAACTTTAAAAGAAAGAAGAATATTAAATGGAGATGAAATGGAGTATTCAACTTTTTATCCAAATGGAAATGTTAAACAAAAAATTTTTGCTAAAGACAAAATAATTATAAAAGAACAACTTTATGCAAGAAATGGAAATATTATGTCTAATAGCTTTTTTTCTAATGGAAAACCTGTAACAGAAGTTTTTGAATACTACCCTGATGGTAAAATTCATAAAAAAATTTCTTCTTCAAATAATATGTTAGATGGTAATTATTTAGAGTACTATCCTAATGGAAAACTTAAAAATAAAGCTTTTTTTAAGAATGATAAACAAGAAGGGGAATATACTGCCTATTATGAGAGTAGTGCCATCATGCAAAAAGTTCCTTATAAAAATGGTATAAGAAATGGTGAAGCTATTGCATACTATGAAAATGGAAATATTGAACAAAAGGCATATTTTATAAATGGAAAACAAGAAAAAGAACATTTATATTATGATAAAAAAGGAAATTTAATAAAAACTGAAATTTATAAAAATGATATAAAACAATAAAAAATTAAGGGAGTGCTACAAAAGTAACATTCCCTTTTAACTTATTTTTTCCCTTTTAACTTAGTAAAGAAATACACTAAATATGCTCCAACACCTATAAAAGTGCAACCTGCCATAGAGTATTCTGAATTTAAAAATCCAAATTTTATAGCAATAAAAGCAAATAAATTTATTCCAACAACTAAGCAAAGTATTATTAATATTTCTTTAAAAAAAGCTTTTAATTTTTCATTCATAACTAAGCTCCAAAATACTATTGAGGTTTTACAACAATATTAACTATTTTATTTGGTATTACAATAATTTTTACAACATTCATACCTTCTAAATGTTTAGCTACATTTGGTAATTTCAAAGCAGTTTTTTCAACTAAGGCTTGTTCACTATCCTTTGCAATTTCAAAGCTTCCTCTAACTTTTCCATTTACTTGAACAGCAATAGTAGTTTCATCAGATGATAACATTTTTTCATCATATTCAGGCCATTTTTCATTGAATAAATATCCTTTTTCTCCTAATTCTTCCCATATTTCATCACAGAAATGAGGAACAAATGGAGATAACATAATTATTATTTTCTTCAATGTATAACCTAAAATCTTAGCAGCTTGTTCTGAATTCATTGAAGAAGATACATAAGTTTGAACTTCATTAATAAGTTCCATATTAGCTGCTATTGCAGTATTGAAATGGTAATTATTTTCAATAGCATCTGTAACTTTTTTAATAGTTTGATTTAATTTAATTAACAATGTTTTATCTTCTTTTGAAAGTTTATTATAGTCAATTTCATCATTTGCATTTTTTACAAGCTCCGAATTTTCAAAAACTAATCTCCAAACTCTTGTTAAAAATCTATATGCTCCTGCAAGTCCATTTTCATTCCATTCTAATTCTTTTTCAGGTGGTGCAGCAAACATAATAAATAATCTTGTTGTATCTGCTCCATATTTATCTAACATTTCTTCTGGGTCAACACCATTATTTTTAGATTTTGACATCTTTTCAACTTTTACTTGTAATTCTTCTCCTGATTGAGAATAAGCTTTATCTCCCTTTATAATAGCAGCTTTTTGAAGTAAATATTTATTTTCTTTTTCAGAATAATATGATGGTCCTAACACCATTCCTTGTGTCAATAATCTTTTAAATGGTTCATTTGATGAAAGTAAACCTAAATCTCTTAAAACTTTATGGAAAAATCTTGCATACAATAAATGCATTACTGCATGTTCAACTCCACCTATATATTGGTCTACTGGTGTCCATTTATCAACTATTTCTTTACTGAAAGGTAGATTTAAGTTTTTAGGGTCACAATATCTCAAAAAATACCAAGATGAATCCACAAATGTATCCATAGTGTCAGTATCTCTTCTAGCTTTTCCACCACAACAAGGACAAGTTGCTTCTTTAAACTTATTAGAAGTTTCTAATGGATTTCCATTTCCAGAAAATTCTATATCATCTGGAAGTAACACTGGTAAATTTTCATCTTTTTCTAAAACTTCTCCACATTTTTCACAGTATAAAGCTGGAATAGGAGTTCCCCAATATCTTTGTCTTGAAATTCCCCAGTCTTTTAATCTATATTTATATGTTCTTTTTCCATAGCCTTTTTCTTCCACATACTCAGCTATTTTTACTAAGGCATCTTTACTAGATAAACCATTAAATTCTCCTGAATTTATCATTACTCCTTCCTCTATATAAGGAAGTTGAACTTTTTCATCAGACTTTTTAGAAGTTATAACTTGTTTAACTGGTAAATTATATTTACCTGCAAAAACAAAGTCTCTTTCATCATGTGCAGGAACTCCCATAACTGCCCCTGTACCATAATTCATAAGAACATAATCTGCTATCCACAATGGTACAATTTCTTTATTAACAGGGTTTTCAATATGCCAACCACTATCTATACCATTTTTTTCTCTACCTTCTGCTCCTCTTTCAATTATATCTGTATTTTTCATTTCTGTTACTTTATCTTTAATTGATGGATTATCTTTTAAAATCTTTTCAACTATTGGATGTTCAGGTGCAACAACTGCATAAGATACTCCATAAATAGTATCAATTCTTGTTGTAAATATAGGTAAATCCTCTCCTGTTTCAACAACTTTTAACTTTAATTCTGTTCCAAAAGATTTTCCTATCCAGTTCTTTTGCATAGTTAAAACTTTTTCTGGCCAACCATCTTTTATTTCTTCATGACCTTCTAATAATTCATCTGCATAGTCAGTGATTTTAAAGAACCATTGTTCCAATTCTTTTTGTATAACATGAGTTTTTGAATGACGCCAACACATCCCATCTTCAACTTGTTCGTTTGCTAAAACTGTTTGACAATCAGGGCACCAGTTCACTAAAGATTTTTTCTTATAAATTAAACCTTTTTCATACATTCTTTTAAATAACCATTGGTTCCATTTATAGTACTCTGGTGTATAACTTGCTATTTCTCTTTCCCAATCATAAGAGAATCCCATTAATTTTAATTGTCTTCTCATATTTTCTATATTGGATTTAGTCCATATAGCAGGGTGAGTACCATTTTGAATTGCTGCATTTTCAGCTGGTAAACCAAATGAATCCCAACCCATAGGTTGTAACACATTATATCCTTTCATTCTTTTATATCTTGAAATTACATCTCCTATTGTATAGTTTCTAGCATGTCCAACATGTAATTTTCCAGAAGGATAAGGTAGCATTGAAAGTACATAATAATTTTCTTTTCCCTCTACTTGATTTTCTGTTTTAAATATATTATCTTTACTCCATCTTTCTTGCCATTTCTTTTCAATTTCCTTAAATTCATAATCTCTCAATTTATTTTCACCTCTTAATATTTTCTTCTTCTTTTATCCACTCTTCACTCTTTTTTCTTATTCTTTGAATTGTATTATCTATGCTTTTTAAGTTTTTAGATAAAATCGTTGCTATTTCTCTATATGAATAACCTCTTATTAAATAAGTTAGGACTTCCTTTTCAAATTTACTAAAATTATTTTCCGAAAATTTTTTAAATTCTTCTATTTCTTCTTTTAATAAATAGGCTTCTTCTGGATTACTTTCTGATGATTTATAGTTATTTATGTTATGTCCTTCATCATCAAAATATGCACTATCTTCAAGTATGGCATTTGTTTTTAAAGCCTCATTTAATACCATATGTTTTTGAGTATTGGCTTTTCTTATTGCACTTATCATCTCTCTTCTTATACATAAAAATGCAAAACTACTGAAAGATGATTTAGTTTCATCATAGAATTTTATTGCCTTTAATAAGCCTAAAATTCCCTCTTGTACTAAATCTTCTTTTTCTGCACCCACCAAATAATATTTTTGTGCATTAAAAGACAAAAGTTTTGAATATTCCTTTAATATCAAATCAATAGCTTCATTATCACCGGACTGTGCTTTTTTTAAAATAGCATTGATATCTTCCATTTTCTCTCCATTATCTATTTACAATTCTTGACAGCAGAATACCACTTGCAACAGAAACATTCAATGAATTAATTTGTCCATACATTGGAATTTTAATCAATTTATCACAATGTTCCCTAACTTTTTTTCTAATTCCACTACCTTCATTTCCCAGGACTAAAACAACTTTATTTGAATAATCTTCTTCATTATAGCTTATATTTGCTTCTCCAGCTGCTCCATATACCCAATAATCTAACTTTTTAAGTTTATTTATTGTATCTGACAGGTTAGTTACCTTAGAAATATTTACATATTCTATTGCTCCTGTTGAAGTCTTAACAACAGTTTCATTTATTCTAACTGAATTTCTTTCTGGAATTATTATTAAATCTACTTTAAATACCTCTGCACTTCTTATTATTGCTCCAAAATTTCTTGGGTCTTGTATCTCATCTAAGATTAAAACCAACGATTTGTCTTTTCCAACAAGTTCTTCATAGGCTTCATCAAAATCTTTATAGTAGTCATAGTTACTTATATATACTGCTACACCTTGAGAATTTTCTATTTTTTTTCCAGTATAAAATATTTTAATATTTCTCTTAGAAGCTAAATCTTTTAATTTTTGTACAGTTTCACCTTTTAAACCATTATAGAGTTCTAATTTTTCTATATTTTTTTCTTTATTTAATAAAGCCTCTGTCACTGGGTTAATACCTATTATTCTTTCCATTTTCTCTCCCTAGGCTTCTGTCTTAATTCTTTCTATATTTGCTCCCAAAGCCTTAAATTTTTCTTCAAAGTTTTCATATCCTCTGTCCACATGGTAAATTCTATTTACTAAACTTTCACCATTTGCTTTCAGTGCTGCAAGTATAAGTGATGCCCCTGCTCTTAAATCACTTGCCATTACTTCTGCTGATGAGAAATTTTCAACTCCTGTTATTTTAGCAGTTGATGAGTCAATTTCTATTTTTGCTCCCATTCTATTAAGTTCTGGCACATGCATAAATCTATTTTCAAATATTGTTTCTTTTATTTCACTTGTCCCATTTACTAAACACATAAGTGTCATCATTGGAGATTGTAAATCTGTTGGAAAACCAGGGTGTGGCATAGTTGTTACCTTTGCAGGTTTTAAATCAGATAATTTTGTTAAAACTTCTAATTTATCTCCTTCTATTTTAAATTTAGTTCCCATTTCTTCAAGTTTTAATAAGAAACTTGATAGATGTTCTGGAACTATTCCAGAAACTTTTATACTTCCATCAAATAAGATAGAAGCTATTATATATGTCCCTGCAACTATCCTATCTGGAATTATAGTATATTCACAAGCAGTCAATTTATCCACTCCATCAATTTCAAGTCTACTTGTTCCTACCCCACTTATTTTTGCTCCCATTTTTATTAAAAAATTACATAAATCTTCTATTTCTGGTTCTTTTGCAGCATTTTCTAAAACAGTTTTTCCTTTAGCCTTAACAGCTGCCATTATTATATTTTCTGTTGCTCCAACACTTGGGAAATCAAGAACTATATTCCCACCAATTAAACCATTTTCTGTTGTAGCTTCAACATATCCATGTTCTATATTTATTTTTGCTCCTAAGGCTTCAAAACCTTTTAAATGTAAATCAACAGGTCTTGCCCCTATTGCACAACCACCTGGTAGGGCAACTTTTCCTCTTTTTTCAATGGCAAGCATTCCACCCATTACTAAAAATGAAGCTCTCATCTTTTTAACTAAATCATAGCTTGCTTCTGCTCCACTAAGTCCATTATTTATTATTTTATATGAATTAGCATCTAATTTTTCTACTTCCAATCCTAAGCTTTCTAAGAGTGCAACCAAAGTTCTAATATCTCTTAAATCAGGAACATTTCTTAAAACATAAGTTCCTTTCTCAACTAATGTTGCTATCATTATTGGGAGTGTTGAATTTTTTGAACCATCAACTTTTAATTCCCCTGCTATTTTTTTTCCACCAATTATTTTAAATGCTTCAACCATTTTTATTTCCCCTTTTTATTTTTCAGTATTTAAAAATTATAACATATTTTCTTGATTTTGTGTTAAATATTATGAAATAGAATTATATTTTATTTTTCACTTTTATATTCTCTATATAATTTATTTAAAAATTCACATAAATTTATTAAGTTAAGCAAAATAAATTTTATTGTATTTATTTATATTATATGATAAAATGAATGGTAATGTTTACTAAATAGAATTAATATATTTAATATATTAAATTTTGAGCTAGTCAATATTTTATTAATACTAATTACCTTATTAAAAATTAGTAAAATTTTAATTTTATATAGATATAAAGAATATAATATAAAGTTGTAACTACATTAAGGAGAACATAATGATAAAAAATAATTTTATTAACAGAGTTTTACAAATTCTAGTAGTTCTTTTTGGAATAAGTTTTTTCACCTTTAGTTTAACTTATTTATCACCAGGTGACCCTGCTGAAATTATGTTAACTGAGTGTGGAAATATTCCTACACCAGAGTTAGTTGAACAGACAAGAGCAGAACTTGGTTTGGACAAACCCTTTGCTGAACAGTATTTTAGATGGGCTTCAAATGTTGCTCATGGAGAATTTGGGAAGTCTTATTCTTTAAGAGTTCCTGTTGTGAGTAAAATAAAAACTGCTTTTATGCCAACATTAAAACTTTCTTTATTATCACTTACATTTATGATAATAATTTCTCTACCATTAGGTATTCTTGCTGCTTTAAAGGTAAATAAATGGCAAGATTATTTTGTTAGAGCAATAAGTTTTACAGGACTTTCTATTCCTAGTTTTTGGTTGGGACTAATATTTTTAAGTGTTTTTGGTGTAATGCTTCGTTGGGTAACTGTTTCAGGTGGTAAAGCTGACTTTAAGTCAATGATACTCCCTGCATTTACATTAGGCTTTGCAATGTCAGCAAAATATATAAGACAAGTTAGACACACTGTTTTGGAAGAATTAAATAAAGATTATGTTATTGGAGCTAAAATGAGAGGTATAAAAGAAAGTACAATACTTATAAAACATGTACTACCTAATGCTTTGATACCTTTAATCACTCTATTAGGTCTATCTCTTGGTAGCTTGCTAGGTGGAACTGCTGTTATAGAAATAATTTATAACTTCCCTGGAATGGGAAATTTAGCTATAAAAGCTATATCTTTTAGAGATTATCCTTTGGTTCAAGCCTATGTGTTACTTATTGCACTTATTTATTTAGTGATAAATCTTATAGTAGATTTTTCATATAAATTATTAGATAAGAGAATTGAGGGGGCAAACTAATTGAAAGCAACTAAATTTATAAAAGGACATAAACAACTCATATTTTTTCTTGTGATGGCAATAATCATTGTTTTAATTGCTATCTTTGCAAAACAAATAGCTCCAAAAGATCCATTAAACGCAGTTATGGATAAACCTTTACACAGTCCTGATAAAGTAAATTTATTAGGAACTGATATTTTAGGAAGAGATATTTTATCTCGTATTATCTATGGAACAAGATATTCTCTTTTTATGACATTGGTACTTGTTGGGACTGTTTTTACTCTTGGAACTATTTTAGGTTTACTAGCTGGATACTTTGGTGGAATTGTTGATACCCTTATTATGAGACTTGCTGATATGATGGTATCTTTCCCAGGTATTATCCTTGCAATAGCAATAGCTGGGCTTTTAGGACCTAGTATGACAAATGCAATCATTGCAATTTCAGCAGTTACTTGGCCTAAATATGCAAGACTTTCAAGAAGTATGGTTTTAAAAATAAAAAAAGAATTATATGTTGAAGCTGCAAGACTTACTGGAAGTAAAGATAAAGATATTTTATTTAAATATATTTTACCAAATATGGTTACTCTTATGTTAGTAACTGCAATTTCAGATATAGGAGCATTAATGCTTGAAATTTCTGCCTTATCATTTTTAGGCTTTGGAGCTCAACCTCCTATTCCAGAATGGGGAGCAATGTTAAATGAAGGAAGAACATATCTTGCAAAAGCTCCTTGGCTTATGTTATATCCTGGAATGGCAATAGTTATAGTTGTAGTTGTATTTAATATGCTTGGCGATAATATCAAGGATTTAATAGATATTAAGGAAGAAGATTTTTAAGAAGCAATAAAATTTTAATATATTAACAAAAAAGGAAAGGTGGTAATCAATGAAATTTTTTACAAAGAAAAGTTTTGCTTTTCTAATGGCAATCTTAATGATGTTTACTTTGGTGGCTTGTGGGGGAGATAAAAAAGAAGAAACTCCTGCAACAGGAACAACAAATGCTAATGGAGAATTAGTTGTAGGAGTTACAAGTTTTGCCGATACTCTTGAACCTACTGAACAATATTTTAGTTGGGTTATAACTCGTTATGGTGTTGGAGAAAACTTAGTTCGTTTTGATGAAAATGGGGAATTACAAGCTTTACTTGCAGAAGAATGGAAAGTTAGTGATGATAAATTAACTTGGGAATTTAAAATTAGAGATGGAGTTAAATTCTCTAATGGTAATCCTTTAACAGCAGAAGCAGTAAAATCTTCTCTTGAAAGAACTTTTAGAAAAAGTAAAAGAGCAGATGGATTCTTTAAACCTACTTCAATAGTTGCTGATGGACAAACTTTAAAAATATCTACTGAAAAACCAGTTGCTATTTTACCTCAATGTTTAGCAGATCCTCTATTCTTGATAATAGATACTTCTGATAATGTTGAAGAATACACAACAAATGCTCCTATCTGTACAGGACCTTATGTATTTAAAGAATTTGTCCCTACTGAATATGCAGTAGTTGAAAGAAATGAAGATTATTGGGGTGGAAAAGCTGGACTTGCAAAAGTTACTTTTAAATGTATCAATGACCAAAGTACTCGTGCCTTATCTTTAAAAACTGGAGAAATTGGAGTTGCTTACAACTTAAAAATTGAAAATAAAGCTGATTTTGAAGGACAAGATGATATTAATATTCAAGAATTAAAATCACTTAGATCTACTTATGCTTTTATGAATCAACATGGAGCATTAGGAGATTTAGCACTTCGTCAAGCATTGCTTAGAGCTTTAGATAAAAAAGCATATACTGAAAATCTATTAGGTGGAGCTGCTACTCCTGGAAAAGCCCCTATTCCTCCTACATTAGATTTTGGTTTTGATAAACTTGTTGATGATAATGCTTACAATCCTGAAAGTGCAAAAGAAATATTAGCAAAAGCAGGATATAAAGATGTAGATGGTGATGGGTTTGTTGAAAAACCAGATGGTTCAAAACTTGATTTAAATTTTGTAATCTATACAAGTAGAGAAGAATTAAAAGTTTATGCTCAAGCTGCTCAAGCTAACTTAAAAGATGTTGGTATTAAAGTTACTTTAAAAACTGTTAGTTATGAAACTCTTTTAGATATGAGAGATTCAGGAAACTTTGATTTATTGATTTGGAATGTACTTGCTGCCAATACAGGAGATCCTGAAAAATATCTATATGAAAACTGGGATAGCAGATCTGCATCTAATCAAGCAGGATACAAAAATGAAAAAGTTGATGAATTATTAGATAAATTAAATGTAGAATTTGATCCAGAAAAAAGAAAAGATTTAGCAATAGAAATTCAACAATTAATAATGAATGATGCTGCAACAGTATTCTTTGGATATGAAACTACTTTCTTATACTCAAATAAAAAAGTACAAAATGTAAAAATGTTCCCAATGGACTACTATTGGTTAACAAAAGATGTTACAGTTAGTGAATAGAAGGAGAAAAAATGTTAGAAATTAAAGATTTAACGATACAATATGGAGAAAAAAATGCTGTTGTTGAAAATTTTTCTCTAACTATGCAAAAAGGAGAAATTATAAGTATTGTTGGAGAATCTGGAAGTGGAAAATCTACTGTCCTTCGTTCAATAATAGGTGGATTATTAGGACAGGGGAAAATTACTTCTGGAGATATAATTTTCAATGGTAAATCA is a genomic window of Fusobacterium nucleatum containing:
- a CDS encoding ABC transporter substrate-binding protein, which codes for MKFFTKKSFAFLMAILMMFTLVACGGDKKEETPATGTTNANGELVVGVTSFADTLEPTEQYFSWVITRYGVGENLVRFDENGELQALLAEEWKVSDDKLTWEFKIRDGVKFSNGNPLTAEAVKSSLERTFRKSKRADGFFKPTSIVADGQTLKISTEKPVAILPQCLADPLFLIIDTSDNVEEYTTNAPICTGPYVFKEFVPTEYAVVERNEDYWGGKAGLAKVTFKCINDQSTRALSLKTGEIGVAYNLKIENKADFEGQDDINIQELKSLRSTYAFMNQHGALGDLALRQALLRALDKKAYTENLLGGAATPGKAPIPPTLDFGFDKLVDDNAYNPESAKEILAKAGYKDVDGDGFVEKPDGSKLDLNFVIYTSREELKVYAQAAQANLKDVGIKVTLKTVSYETLLDMRDSGNFDLLIWNVLAANTGDPEKYLYENWDSRSASNQAGYKNEKVDELLDKLNVEFDPEKRKDLAIEIQQLIMNDAATVFFGYETTFLYSNKKVQNVKMFPMDYYWLTKDVTVSE
- the rlmB gene encoding 23S rRNA (guanosine(2251)-2'-O)-methyltransferase RlmB, translated to MERIIGINPVTEALLNKEKNIEKLELYNGLKGETVQKLKDLASKRNIKIFYTGKKIENSQGVAVYISNYDYYKDFDEAYEELVGKDKSLVLILDEIQDPRNFGAIIRSAEVFKVDLIIIPERNSVRINETVVKTSTGAIEYVNISKVTNLSDTINKLKKLDYWVYGAAGEANISYNEEDYSNKVVLVLGNEGSGIRKKVREHCDKLIKIPMYGQINSLNVSVASGILLSRIVNR
- the murA gene encoding UDP-N-acetylglucosamine 1-carboxyvinyltransferase; amino-acid sequence: MVEAFKIIGGKKIAGELKVDGSKNSTLPIMIATLVEKGTYVLRNVPDLRDIRTLVALLESLGLEVEKLDANSYKIINNGLSGAEASYDLVKKMRASFLVMGGMLAIEKRGKVALPGGCAIGARPVDLHLKGFEALGAKINIEHGYVEATTENGLIGGNIVLDFPSVGATENIIMAAVKAKGKTVLENAAKEPEIEDLCNFLIKMGAKISGVGTSRLEIDGVDKLTACEYTIIPDRIVAGTYIIASILFDGSIKVSGIVPEHLSSFLLKLEEMGTKFKIEGDKLEVLTKLSDLKPAKVTTMPHPGFPTDLQSPMMTLMCLVNGTSEIKETIFENRFMHVPELNRMGAKIEIDSSTAKITGVENFSSAEVMASDLRAGASLILAALKANGESLVNRIYHVDRGYENFEEKFKALGANIERIKTEA
- the nikC gene encoding nickel transporter permease yields the protein MKATKFIKGHKQLIFFLVMAIIIVLIAIFAKQIAPKDPLNAVMDKPLHSPDKVNLLGTDILGRDILSRIIYGTRYSLFMTLVLVGTVFTLGTILGLLAGYFGGIVDTLIMRLADMMVSFPGIILAIAIAGLLGPSMTNAIIAISAVTWPKYARLSRSMVLKIKKELYVEAARLTGSKDKDILFKYILPNMVTLMLVTAISDIGALMLEISALSFLGFGAQPPIPEWGAMLNEGRTYLAKAPWLMLYPGMAIVIVVVVFNMLGDNIKDLIDIKEEDF
- the nikB gene encoding nickel ABC transporter permease, with the protein product MIKNNFINRVLQILVVLFGISFFTFSLTYLSPGDPAEIMLTECGNIPTPELVEQTRAELGLDKPFAEQYFRWASNVAHGEFGKSYSLRVPVVSKIKTAFMPTLKLSLLSLTFMIIISLPLGILAALKVNKWQDYFVRAISFTGLSIPSFWLGLIFLSVFGVMLRWVTVSGGKADFKSMILPAFTLGFAMSAKYIRQVRHTVLEELNKDYVIGAKMRGIKESTILIKHVLPNALIPLITLLGLSLGSLLGGTAVIEIIYNFPGMGNLAIKAISFRDYPLVQAYVLLIALIYLVINLIVDFSYKLLDKRIEGAN